Proteins from a genomic interval of bacterium:
- a CDS encoding iron-sulfur cluster assembly scaffold protein, whose translation MESYTEKVIDHFRHPRNVGEIPDADGIGRVGNPPCGDIMEMYIKVDALGRIVDCKFKTFGCGAAIATSSITTEMVIGLTIDEAEKLTRNDVSEALGGLPKLKLHCSNLATDALRAAIAHYRCRKDGTCPDLEKMDLGDSCGHEDHGEDGLG comes from the coding sequence ATGGAATCCTACACCGAAAAGGTCATAGACCACTTCCGGCACCCGCGCAACGTGGGCGAGATTCCCGACGCCGACGGCATCGGCCGCGTGGGCAACCCCCCCTGCGGCGACATCATGGAGATGTACATCAAGGTGGACGCCCTAGGGCGCATCGTGGACTGCAAGTTCAAGACCTTCGGGTGCGGCGCCGCCATCGCCACCAGTTCCATCACCACCGAGATGGTCATCGGCCTGACGATTGACGAGGCGGAAAAGCTCACCCGGAACGACGTCTCGGAGGCGCTGGGCGGCCTGCCCAAGCTCAAGCTGCACTGCTCCAACCTGGCCACGGACGCCCTGCGCGCGGCCATCGCCCACTACCGCTGCCGGAAGGACGGCACCTGCCCCGACCTGGAGAAGATGGACCTGGGCGACTCCTGCGGCCACGAGGACCACGGGGAGGACGGGTTGGGATAG